Proteins from a genomic interval of Sphingobacterium sp. SYP-B4668:
- a CDS encoding acyl carrier protein: protein MSRDKIFEHLNEILVEEFEIDRETIAPEKNLKETLDLDSLDYVDLVVIIESNFGVKLVEQDFAGMETFQDFYDVIEKKIEANK, encoded by the coding sequence ATGAGTCGCGATAAGATCTTTGAGCATTTAAATGAAATTTTGGTTGAGGAGTTTGAAATCGACCGAGAGACCATTGCTCCTGAAAAAAATCTTAAAGAAACATTGGATTTGGATAGTTTGGACTATGTAGATTTGGTCGTTATTATTGAGTCAAATTTCGGGGTGAAACTTGTCGAGCAAGATTTTGCGGGCATGGAGACTTTCCAAGACTTCTATGATGTTATTGAAAAAAAGATAGAAGCAAATAAATAG
- a CDS encoding beta-ketoacyl-[acyl-carrier-protein] synthase family protein — MKRRVVITGMGIYSCLGTSIEEVKQSLYEGKSGIVYDDERKQFGFRCALTGTVPTPDLKHLLGRRQRISIGEETEYAFMATVEALKNAGLSEAVLEQREVGILYGNDSVSRAIIEATDIVRDKKDTSLIGSGAIFKSMNSTVTMNLSTIFKLRGVNMTISAACASGSHSIGLGLMMIQGGLQDMVICGGAQEINKYAMASFDGLGVFSHQEGAPALASRPFDAARDGLVPSGGAATLVLESLDSALERGAPIVAEVLSYGFSSNGGHISTPNVAGPALAMTRALQAADLQASQIEYINAHATSTPIGDANEAKAIHEVFGESRPYVSSTKSMTGHECWMAGASEIVYSTIMMQNSFIAPNINFENPDEDSTRLNIVKSTINKEFDLYLSNSFGFGGTNSALIVKKYYR, encoded by the coding sequence ATGAAAAGAAGAGTTGTTATTACAGGAATGGGTATTTATTCTTGCTTAGGTACCTCTATCGAGGAAGTTAAGCAGTCGCTGTATGAAGGCAAATCAGGCATTGTATACGATGACGAACGTAAGCAATTCGGTTTTCGTTGTGCACTGACAGGAACAGTGCCCACCCCTGACCTTAAACACCTTCTTGGACGTAGACAACGGATTTCCATCGGTGAAGAAACTGAGTATGCTTTTATGGCTACCGTAGAGGCACTAAAGAATGCTGGTCTCTCCGAAGCGGTGTTGGAACAACGAGAAGTAGGAATCTTATACGGCAATGACAGTGTCTCCAGAGCAATTATTGAAGCCACTGACATTGTGCGGGACAAAAAAGATACTTCACTGATTGGTTCGGGTGCTATTTTCAAATCCATGAATTCTACCGTTACCATGAATCTCTCTACGATTTTTAAATTGAGAGGCGTTAATATGACCATAAGCGCTGCCTGTGCGAGTGGTTCTCACTCAATTGGTCTAGGATTGATGATGATTCAAGGTGGGCTACAGGATATGGTTATCTGTGGAGGGGCGCAAGAAATCAATAAGTATGCAATGGCAAGTTTCGACGGTTTAGGGGTATTTTCTCATCAAGAGGGAGCACCAGCTTTAGCTTCGCGTCCATTTGATGCTGCCCGTGACGGATTAGTACCTAGTGGGGGAGCTGCCACTCTTGTGCTCGAAAGCTTGGACTCGGCATTAGAGCGAGGAGCACCTATTGTCGCAGAGGTGTTGAGTTACGGGTTCTCTTCAAATGGTGGACATATATCGACGCCTAATGTAGCAGGCCCCGCCCTCGCAATGACTCGTGCTTTGCAAGCCGCAGATCTGCAAGCGTCACAAATTGAGTACATCAATGCCCATGCGACTTCTACTCCCATCGGTGATGCAAACGAGGCTAAAGCGATACACGAAGTCTTCGGAGAGAGCAGGCCCTATGTGAGTTCAACCAAGTCGATGACGGGGCACGAATGTTGGATGGCAGGTGCCAGTGAAATTGTATATTCGACTATTATGATGCAAAATTCATTCATCGCACCGAATATTAATTTTGAGAATCCTGATGAGGATTCGACTCGATTAAATATTGTAAAAAGCACAATAAATAAGGAATTTGATTTATATTTGTCTAATTCTTTCGGATTTGGTGGTACAAATTCGGCTTTGATTGTAAAAAAATATTATAGATAA
- the fabG gene encoding 3-oxoacyl-ACP reductase FabG, with amino-acid sequence MKCALVTGGSRGIGKAICKKLAEEQDYHILINFQSNEAAALETLDEVKGLGATGEILKFDVSDPDEVQRVLTDWTTKNREYTVEVIVNNAGITRDGLFMWMKWEDWKSVLDISIDGFYNVTNFFMQKMLRNRYGRIINVVSLSGMKGTAGQVNYSAAKGAVVAATKALAQEVAKRNITVNAVAPGFIKTDMTKELDEQELLKIIPVNRFGEAEEVADLVVFLSSKKASYITGEVININGGIYS; translated from the coding sequence ATGAAGTGTGCATTGGTAACAGGAGGATCTAGAGGTATCGGTAAGGCAATCTGTAAAAAGTTGGCCGAGGAGCAGGATTATCATATCCTCATCAATTTTCAATCAAATGAAGCTGCGGCTTTGGAAACCTTGGATGAGGTCAAAGGTCTAGGTGCTACAGGCGAAATCCTGAAATTTGATGTCTCTGATCCTGACGAAGTCCAGCGTGTATTGACGGATTGGACGACTAAAAATAGGGAATATACCGTCGAAGTGATTGTCAACAATGCTGGTATCACTAGAGATGGCTTGTTCATGTGGATGAAATGGGAAGATTGGAAATCCGTACTTGATATTAGCATCGATGGGTTTTACAATGTAACCAACTTCTTTATGCAAAAGATGTTGCGTAATCGCTACGGTAGGATTATTAATGTAGTCTCCCTATCCGGTATGAAGGGGACTGCAGGGCAGGTCAATTATTCAGCAGCTAAAGGTGCTGTAGTAGCTGCAACAAAGGCATTGGCTCAAGAAGTGGCAAAGCGCAATATCACAGTCAACGCTGTAGCACCGGGGTTCATCAAAACCGATATGACCAAGGAGCTTGATGAGCAAGAATTGCTCAAGATTATACCAGTCAATCGTTTTGGAGAAGCAGAAGAGGTGGCCGACTTAGTGGTGTTTCTGTCCTCAAAAAAAGCCTCCTACATTACAGGGGAGGTTATTAACATCAATGGGGGAATATATTCGTAA
- a CDS encoding HAL/PAL/TAL family ammonia-lyase yields the protein MRHIEERLRLEDFYAVLFNNDTIEISQEARIRVEESFNFLKEFAENKVIYGVNTGFGPMAQYRIDDADRQQLQYNLIRSHASGTGEPLCPLFVKSAVLARLNTLSIGYSGVHPSTIELMRELINRDITPLIFAHGGVGASGDLVQLAHLALVLIGEGEVFYKGKRCPTHEAFTAEGLSPIKIEVREGLSLINGTSVMTGIGIANVLRARKLLDCAIRATCAINELVRSYDDHYSEPLNNVKLHTGQRNVAASMRSILASSKRTRKREEHLYTGDNQERVFKEKVQEYYSLRCVPQILGPVMDTLDGVASILEDEVNSVSDNPVVDVANKHVYHGGNFHGDYISLEMDKLKIVVTKLTMLAERQLNYLLNSRINEFLPPFVNLGQLGFNFGMQGVQFTATSTTAESQTLSNPMYVHSIPNNNDNQDIVSMGTNAAVLASRVVENAFEVLAIEWITIAQAVDYLGCQAEVSESTSKIYDSIRQIIPVFKDDQVMYPYVQQVKDYLMKMD from the coding sequence ATGAGACATATTGAGGAGCGCTTAAGACTTGAGGATTTTTATGCTGTGCTATTTAACAATGATACAATTGAAATTAGTCAGGAAGCAAGAATACGTGTAGAAGAAAGTTTCAATTTTCTGAAAGAATTTGCTGAAAATAAGGTCATTTATGGTGTCAATACCGGATTTGGTCCCATGGCTCAATATCGTATAGATGATGCTGACCGTCAACAGCTGCAATATAACTTGATTCGAAGTCATGCTTCTGGGACAGGTGAGCCTTTGTGCCCACTTTTTGTCAAATCGGCAGTACTTGCCCGTTTGAACACCCTTTCAATTGGATATTCCGGGGTACATCCTTCTACTATTGAATTGATGCGTGAGCTTATTAATCGAGATATCACACCGTTGATTTTTGCACATGGGGGGGTAGGAGCTAGCGGCGATTTGGTACAACTGGCACACTTAGCACTTGTATTGATAGGTGAGGGAGAAGTATTTTATAAAGGTAAACGCTGTCCAACCCATGAGGCTTTTACTGCAGAAGGCCTTTCGCCAATAAAGATTGAAGTACGTGAGGGGCTTTCGCTAATTAATGGTACCTCTGTGATGACGGGAATAGGTATTGCCAATGTATTAAGAGCACGTAAATTATTAGATTGTGCAATTAGGGCGACCTGTGCAATCAATGAGCTGGTTCGTTCTTATGACGACCACTATTCTGAGCCGTTGAATAATGTAAAGTTGCATACTGGACAACGTAATGTAGCCGCATCTATGCGAAGTATATTGGCAAGTAGCAAGCGTACGCGCAAGCGTGAAGAGCATCTTTACACAGGTGATAACCAAGAACGAGTATTCAAAGAAAAAGTTCAAGAATACTATTCGCTACGCTGCGTCCCTCAGATTTTGGGACCGGTGATGGATACGTTGGATGGAGTCGCGTCTATTTTAGAAGACGAAGTAAACTCTGTTAGTGACAACCCTGTTGTGGATGTCGCGAATAAGCATGTCTATCATGGAGGGAATTTCCACGGAGACTATATTTCGTTGGAAATGGATAAACTTAAGATTGTAGTTACCAAACTGACAATGTTAGCCGAGCGCCAACTTAATTATTTGCTGAATTCGCGCATCAATGAATTTCTGCCGCCTTTTGTTAATTTGGGCCAGTTAGGTTTTAATTTCGGGATGCAGGGAGTGCAATTCACCGCGACATCGACGACTGCCGAGAGTCAGACCTTATCCAATCCGATGTATGTGCATAGTATTCCCAATAATAATGATAATCAGGATATTGTAAGTATGGGGACAAATGCTGCCGTACTTGCTAGCCGAGTGGTGGAGAATGCCTTTGAAGTATTGGCTATTGAATGGATTACCATTGCTCAAGCTGTGGACTATCTGGGGTGTCAAGCCGAAGTTTCGGAATCTACGTCAAAGATATATGATAGTATTCGCCAAATCATCCCAGTGTTTAAGGATGACCAAGTGATGTATCCATATGTACAACAAGTTAAGGATTATTTAATGAAAATGGACTAA
- a CDS encoding NAD(P)/FAD-dependent oxidoreductase: MTIEEVEVLIIGAGPSGSVAAGYLHKNNVKIKVIEKTLFPRIVVGESLIPRVMDHYAEGGLLDALDSQGFEKKFGARFIRGEEICMFDFSNKFGEGWDWTWQIPRAEFDYVGTQELIRKGVDIEFESEVVATAFEGVNSTTTVRMKNGELKQIKAKFLIDASGYGRVLPRLLELDEPSQLSPHSAIFTHVLDVNRPEGVEGTQISFDILQTDVWLWVIPFSNGNTSVGIVGPTAFINSLSDHSDTAEALQKAIQLSEFYINRFGNLPFVFQPKKLTNYSAAVKKMYGEGYTLTGNSSEFLDPVFSSGVCFATESGILSAKLALRQLRGEVIDWEREYSDYMKDGIAVFTTYVKEWYTGNLQTLFFHQPENPDVKRKICAVLAGYVWNQENSFVKKHDRVIRNMAYMINNNKELMDYIKEDNL, encoded by the coding sequence ATGACAATTGAGGAAGTAGAGGTGTTAATCATTGGAGCAGGGCCTTCAGGGAGTGTTGCGGCGGGGTATCTTCACAAGAATAACGTAAAAATCAAGGTTATCGAAAAAACCTTGTTCCCTAGAATTGTAGTGGGCGAGAGCCTAATCCCACGCGTGATGGATCACTATGCCGAGGGAGGTCTTTTGGATGCACTCGATAGTCAAGGATTCGAAAAGAAATTTGGAGCACGATTTATTCGTGGGGAGGAAATCTGTATGTTCGATTTTAGCAATAAATTTGGCGAAGGCTGGGATTGGACGTGGCAAATACCCCGAGCCGAATTTGATTACGTCGGCACTCAAGAACTGATAAGAAAAGGTGTAGATATCGAATTTGAATCGGAGGTAGTAGCAACTGCTTTTGAAGGAGTGAACTCAACCACCACTGTAAGGATGAAAAATGGAGAACTGAAGCAAATAAAAGCTAAATTCTTAATAGACGCAAGCGGATATGGCCGAGTACTTCCTCGCTTACTGGAACTGGATGAGCCATCCCAACTCAGTCCACATTCGGCTATATTCACACATGTGTTAGATGTCAACAGACCTGAGGGGGTTGAGGGCACACAGATTTCATTTGATATTCTGCAGACAGACGTGTGGCTTTGGGTGATTCCATTCTCCAATGGAAACACCAGTGTAGGTATCGTAGGGCCGACTGCATTCATCAACTCTCTATCCGACCATAGTGACACAGCAGAGGCGCTTCAAAAAGCAATTCAACTGTCTGAATTCTATATCAATCGGTTTGGCAACTTGCCTTTCGTATTTCAGCCAAAAAAATTGACCAACTATTCAGCTGCTGTGAAAAAGATGTATGGCGAAGGCTACACGCTTACTGGAAATAGTTCTGAATTTTTGGACCCGGTATTTTCTTCAGGCGTATGTTTTGCCACCGAATCAGGTATTCTATCTGCGAAGTTGGCGCTACGTCAGCTACGAGGTGAAGTCATTGATTGGGAACGCGAATATTCAGATTATATGAAAGATGGTATAGCAGTATTCACCACCTATGTGAAGGAATGGTATACTGGAAATCTACAAACCTTGTTTTTTCATCAGCCAGAGAATCCCGATGTCAAACGAAAGATATGTGCAGTCTTAGCCGGTTATGTCTGGAATCAAGAAAACTCTTTTGTCAAAAAGCACGATCGTGTCATTCGTAACATGGCTTATATGATCAATAACAATAAAGAACTTATGGACTATATCAAGGAGGATAATCTTTAA
- a CDS encoding sugar phosphate isomerase/epimerase family protein codes for MRIFKLITCLFVLLTVMVSTTYGQRKSSKYPENKLHWKLGSQAYTFRLFTFAQALDKIDSCDLRYVEAFPGQTIGAGIEGKMDYSMSDASKKAVKALLKKKNITLHAYGVVSGKDAAEWEKIFAFAKSMGVAVINCEPKEADLNVVSQLCDKYDIKAAIHNHPNPSFYWNPDKVLELLKGKSAKMGAAADVGHWARSGLNPVESLKKLEGRVFHIHFKDLNTFGDKSAHDVHWGTGVIEMEKIIQELKRQKFTGMISAEYEYNWQNNKEDVKESVVNLRKAL; via the coding sequence ATGAGAATATTCAAATTAATTACCTGTCTGTTTGTTTTACTGACGGTCATGGTGTCCACTACTTATGGTCAGCGAAAGTCTTCGAAATATCCCGAGAACAAGTTGCATTGGAAGTTGGGTTCGCAAGCCTATACATTTAGGTTGTTTACCTTTGCACAGGCTTTGGATAAAATCGATAGCTGTGACCTTCGATATGTAGAAGCTTTTCCAGGGCAGACTATAGGTGCTGGTATAGAAGGAAAGATGGATTACAGCATGTCCGATGCGAGTAAGAAAGCTGTTAAAGCACTATTAAAAAAGAAAAATATCACCCTGCACGCATATGGAGTAGTCTCTGGCAAGGATGCTGCAGAATGGGAAAAGATATTTGCATTCGCAAAGTCAATGGGTGTTGCCGTTATCAACTGTGAGCCCAAGGAGGCTGATCTGAACGTTGTTTCCCAGTTGTGTGACAAGTATGATATCAAAGCTGCAATCCATAATCACCCCAATCCTTCTTTTTATTGGAATCCAGACAAAGTATTGGAATTGCTAAAAGGTAAAAGTGCAAAAATGGGTGCTGCTGCAGATGTTGGTCATTGGGCTAGATCCGGTCTCAACCCTGTGGAGTCCTTGAAAAAATTAGAAGGTCGAGTATTTCATATACACTTTAAAGACCTAAATACTTTTGGGGATAAAAGTGCTCATGATGTACATTGGGGTACAGGTGTCATCGAGATGGAAAAAATTATACAAGAGTTGAAAAGACAGAAATTTACGGGAATGATTTCAGCGGAGTATGAATATAACTGGCAGAATAATAAAGAAGACGTAAAAGAAAGCGTTGTGAACCTTAGAAAAGCCCTCTAA
- the gltX gene encoding glutamate--tRNA ligase: protein MSSQKRVRVRFAPSPTGGLHLGGVRTALFNYLFARHHQGDFILRIEDTDQTRFVPGAEEYINECLNWCGITPDESPQNEGAYGPYRQSERKASYRQYAEELIEKGYAYYAFDTPEELEEERKLQPNFRYSHENRLNLRNSLSLPPEETEKLLAEGRPYTIRIKMPAEETVSFEDMIRGRVSFESGLVDDKVLLKADGMPTYHLAVVVDDKAMDISHIFRGEEWLPSAPVHVLLWEYLGWNDQMPKWAHLPLILKPDGNGKLSKRDGDRLGFPVYAMNWTDPKTGDLTKGFREMGFMSEAFVNMLGVLGWNDGTEQELFSLSELIEKFDVSRVNKSGAKFDFEKAKWFNHEWIKKSDNAELLPQLKDILQAHTVSDVPEGYLNNVFSSVKERLTFVEDFWAQASFFFVAPDNFDIEAVKPKWNEQKESFFKEVIDLFKQQPDWKATVLEVVFKEKIANSGLKMGELMMPYRIMLVGGKFGPDVFQITELLGQDEVIRRIEKALPLFR from the coding sequence ATGAGTTCTCAAAAAAGAGTTAGGGTGCGTTTCGCGCCAAGTCCTACAGGTGGACTACATTTAGGAGGTGTACGCACAGCCTTGTTTAACTATCTATTTGCACGTCATCATCAAGGTGATTTTATTTTAAGAATCGAAGATACGGATCAGACACGTTTTGTGCCAGGGGCCGAAGAGTATATAAATGAATGTCTAAACTGGTGTGGCATTACCCCAGACGAAAGCCCACAGAATGAGGGCGCCTATGGACCTTATCGCCAAAGCGAGCGGAAAGCGTCCTATCGGCAGTATGCAGAGGAGCTCATTGAAAAAGGATATGCTTACTATGCATTCGATACTCCTGAAGAGCTAGAAGAAGAACGCAAATTGCAACCCAACTTCAGGTATAGTCATGAAAATCGATTAAATCTCCGAAACTCTTTGAGTCTACCTCCCGAAGAAACCGAAAAATTGTTGGCTGAAGGTCGTCCCTATACGATACGTATTAAGATGCCTGCAGAAGAGACCGTGTCATTTGAAGACATGATTCGTGGACGTGTGAGTTTTGAGTCAGGTCTTGTCGACGATAAGGTGCTTTTGAAAGCAGATGGCATGCCGACCTATCATTTGGCCGTTGTCGTCGATGATAAAGCGATGGACATCAGTCATATCTTTAGAGGAGAAGAGTGGTTACCGTCTGCCCCCGTGCATGTGTTGCTTTGGGAGTATTTAGGTTGGAATGATCAGATGCCTAAATGGGCCCATTTGCCATTGATATTAAAGCCTGATGGCAATGGTAAGCTTAGTAAGCGGGATGGAGACCGGCTAGGGTTTCCGGTATATGCAATGAATTGGACGGATCCTAAGACAGGCGATTTGACCAAAGGATTTAGGGAGATGGGGTTCATGTCAGAAGCATTTGTAAATATGTTGGGAGTGTTGGGATGGAATGATGGTACTGAACAGGAATTATTCTCGTTGTCAGAATTGATTGAGAAATTCGATGTTTCACGTGTTAATAAATCTGGAGCTAAGTTTGATTTTGAAAAAGCGAAATGGTTCAATCATGAGTGGATTAAGAAATCTGATAATGCTGAATTGTTGCCGCAATTGAAGGATATATTGCAAGCTCATACGGTCAGTGATGTTCCTGAAGGGTATTTAAATAATGTGTTTTCTTCAGTCAAAGAGCGTTTGACGTTTGTTGAGGATTTTTGGGCACAGGCCTCATTTTTCTTTGTGGCTCCCGACAACTTTGATATAGAAGCAGTCAAGCCTAAGTGGAATGAGCAAAAGGAGTCCTTCTTTAAAGAGGTAATAGATTTGTTCAAGCAACAGCCTGATTGGAAAGCAACTGTATTGGAGGTTGTTTTCAAAGAGAAGATTGCAAATTCTGGGTTAAAAATGGGCGAGCTGATGATGCCCTATAGAATTATGTTGGTCGGCGGTAAATTTGGTCCAGATGTTTTTCAAATTACAGAACTCTTAGGTCAAGACGAGGTAATCCGCAGAATAGAAAAGGCTTTGCCTTTATTTAGATAA
- a CDS encoding sensor histidine kinase — protein MNPYRYNKQRWKFVLLIFAAIIAGASLFYTNNLVKNLSSSERTKAEVWAMSTKSIITMPDVDDEFITFIYAVRDSLALPAIITDEKDNIIFWRDLDSTKTNIKHTDQDSVAANTPIYDPQYFETALKEMKRSHPPIVINLDSGDKWFVFYRDSDELIQLRIFPYIQLSVIAIFLIIAYTVFNSIKKSEQNLVWVGMAKEAAHQLGTPISSLMGWLELVRMRFDAEDDNILNEMERDVKRLEIVADRFSKIGSTPSLSNYNVYQVVQDFVNYFRVRTSDKITFILTGDKHVEANLNAPLFDWILENLLKNAVNAIESEGTITVNISENIAKEEFFIDISDTGKGIPKSNFDTVFQPGFTTRKRGWGLGLSLTKRMVDYHQGHIFVKESEIGKGTTFRIVLKSNLRYEPTQI, from the coding sequence ATGAACCCTTATCGGTACAACAAACAACGCTGGAAATTCGTATTGCTGATTTTTGCCGCAATCATTGCGGGAGCTTCCTTATTTTACACCAATAATTTGGTCAAAAATCTATCATCCTCAGAAAGAACAAAGGCAGAGGTGTGGGCTATGAGCACAAAAAGCATTATTACAATGCCGGATGTGGATGACGAGTTTATCACATTTATCTATGCCGTCAGAGATAGCCTAGCGTTGCCTGCCATTATCACGGATGAAAAGGATAATATTATCTTCTGGCGTGACTTGGACTCTACGAAAACAAATATCAAACATACTGACCAAGACTCTGTCGCAGCTAATACGCCTATCTATGACCCCCAATATTTTGAGACTGCTTTAAAAGAGATGAAAAGAAGTCATCCACCAATTGTCATCAATCTCGACTCTGGAGATAAGTGGTTTGTCTTTTATAGGGATTCTGACGAACTTATCCAATTGCGCATCTTCCCATACATCCAACTCTCGGTAATTGCAATCTTCCTAATTATCGCCTATACTGTATTCAACTCAATCAAAAAGTCTGAACAGAATCTTGTTTGGGTGGGGATGGCGAAAGAGGCTGCCCATCAACTGGGCACCCCCATATCCTCTCTCATGGGCTGGCTTGAATTAGTTCGGATGAGATTTGATGCTGAAGATGACAACATTTTGAACGAAATGGAAAGAGATGTCAAACGATTGGAAATTGTAGCTGACCGTTTTTCAAAAATAGGTTCCACTCCTTCCTTATCCAATTACAATGTCTATCAGGTTGTTCAAGATTTTGTAAACTATTTCAGGGTAAGGACCAGTGATAAAATTACGTTTATATTAACAGGAGACAAACACGTGGAAGCCAATTTAAATGCTCCATTATTTGACTGGATATTGGAAAATTTATTAAAAAATGCAGTTAATGCAATCGAATCGGAAGGGACAATTACTGTTAACATTTCAGAAAACATTGCAAAAGAAGAATTTTTTATAGACATTAGCGATACAGGGAAAGGAATCCCAAAGTCAAATTTTGACACCGTCTTTCAACCTGGCTTTACGACTAGAAAGAGGGGGTGGGGACTCGGTCTTAGCTTGACCAAGCGGATGGTAGACTATCATCAAGGGCATATTTTTGTCAAAGAGTCTGAAATAGGTAAAGGAACAACATTTAGAATAGTATTAAAAAGCAATTTAAGATATGAACCCACTCAAATCTGA
- a CDS encoding DinB family protein — MNPLKSDEYPAIYADYIETIVGDVMEVLEDQLTAFPEFVASIPKEKELYKYAEDKWTIKEVLCHILDAERVMSYRALRFARNDMTSLPAFEQEEFVQNARHNERTMESITEEFKYLRKSNLLLFQTFNETELTRKGMASDRLISVRAFVYIVAGHLNHHKFIIQERYLNPDNE; from the coding sequence ATGAACCCACTCAAATCTGACGAGTATCCAGCCATCTATGCAGATTACATCGAGACTATCGTTGGAGATGTGATGGAAGTTTTGGAAGATCAATTAACAGCATTTCCCGAATTTGTAGCATCCATTCCAAAAGAGAAAGAACTCTATAAATATGCAGAAGACAAATGGACAATCAAAGAAGTTCTTTGCCATATCCTTGATGCCGAGCGTGTCATGTCTTACCGTGCATTACGATTTGCCCGCAATGACATGACCTCATTACCCGCCTTCGAACAAGAAGAATTTGTGCAAAATGCACGTCACAATGAGCGAACTATGGAAAGTATCACAGAGGAATTCAAGTATTTAAGAAAGTCTAATCTTTTGCTTTTTCAAACGTTTAACGAGACCGAACTCACCCGAAAAGGGATGGCATCCGATAGACTAATCAGTGTAAGAGCATTTGTATACATCGTCGCCGGACATTTGAATCACCATAAATTTATTATTCAAGAACGTTATCTAAATCCTGATAATGAATAA
- a CDS encoding hotdog fold thioesterase, translating to MNNIWHKPYTLEEVNSIFAKYMTGYLDIQATEIGTDLLVATMPVNDKTKQPFGILHGGASVVLAESVGSVASNMIIDTDKYMGVGLDINANHVKSASDGLVTATCTPLHLGATTHVWDIKIKNGINQLVCVSRLTVAIIPKR from the coding sequence ATGAATAACATCTGGCACAAACCTTACACGTTAGAAGAAGTCAATTCCATTTTCGCAAAATATATGACTGGATATCTGGATATTCAGGCTACGGAGATTGGAACTGATTTGTTGGTAGCCACTATGCCGGTGAATGACAAAACAAAGCAACCTTTTGGCATTTTGCATGGCGGAGCTTCCGTAGTACTGGCAGAATCTGTAGGGAGCGTGGCGTCCAATATGATCATCGATACCGACAAATACATGGGAGTGGGATTAGATATCAACGCAAATCACGTAAAATCAGCTTCCGATGGTCTTGTGACTGCGACATGTACTCCCTTACATCTCGGGGCGACAACACACGTATGGGACATTAAGATTAAAAATGGCATCAACCAGTTGGTTTGTGTTTCGCGGCTTACTGTCGCAATCATTCCTAAAAGGTAA